From Manihot esculenta cultivar AM560-2 chromosome 18, M.esculenta_v8, whole genome shotgun sequence:
GCTGAAGAGTCTGTTAGCTTGGCAATCAGAAGTCGAGACGATTTTAGAGAAGGCACCTCCAACCCTCCTCTCCCCTCGCATTAATCAGAAATGGATCAACAGCTGttagttcatcaatctcaactCTCTTGGCAACCTCCTCCTCTCGGTTTCGTAAAACTTAACTTCGATGCAGCTTGGGACAAGAATTCAAATTCAGGAGCCACTGCAGTTATTATTTGTAATCCTTCTAGAAGTGTTATTGACCGGTGTTGTTGTTTGTGGGCCTCTATCTCAGACCCCTTACAATTAGAGAGCATTGCTTATTGAGAAGCACTTCTTTTTGCTAAAAATAGAGACTTCTCTCACTCTATTATAAAAGGAGATTCTCTTATCACAGTTTAAATATGTAGGGGTAACCCAGCTCCCTTTAGTATTCAAGATATTATCTCTGACTCGTTAGATATAGCTAAATCCTTTCAATCTATCTCTTTTTCTTGGGTACGTCGGGCTCACAATCAGACTACACATCTCTTTTATAAAAAGTTCATCAAAAATAGTTCATTTAGAGTTAATTTCTTATATCATGTGAACTTTATCTTCTCTTTGCCACTTGATGGAATTTAGCAATAATATATatcttatgaaaaaaaaaaaaaaaaaaaaaaacacgcgCTTTAGTTTCAACTGCACAACACCTTTCTGTTTATTGGACTGTTTAATACAGTATTCCCATCGTCCTGTGATAATAACATTTCCAATGCTCAGGCTCAGCCACAAATCAAACTCTTCGTCCGGTTCATTTCCCATTTCTTTCTCGTCGACTATGGAACCCGCAAAACCCTCAAACCCCCTCTTATCTCTCTCCACATTCATCCACCAGCAGTGCCTCCGGTTGGGAGCCGAGCTTACTACTCGGCTCGGTGATACCACTCGAGCCCTAACCGCCAATCTCCCGCCGGGGCCAACTATCAGGCGGCTACGCCCGCAGCCTCTTTTCGCCTCTCTCTCGCAGCCGAAGCACGCCGCAGCTGCCAGCACGCTTAGCTCAGACCACGTGGCGAAAACGCTTGCCGGCACGGCAGTGTACACAGTGAGCAATACCAACAATGAGTTCGTGCTCATCTCCGATCCTGATGGAGCCAAATCAATTAGCTTGCTCTGTTTTCGCCAAGAAGACGCCGAAACCTTTCTCGCTCAGGTTAGTACGTCTATACTATACGCGTATTTCTATTTATATTATGATTTGTTTTGGCCTTCTTCTGTGTTATCTTTTCCGTTCTTATTTGTTAAGGTTCGGCTGCGGAGAAGAGAATTGCGAAGTAAGGCTAAGGTTGTGCCTATCACTCTTGATCAGGTAACTATTTTTAGCTTAATCTATTTTCCAATTCCcttgtttttctttttgggaGTATGCTAGATAGTAGATATATACATTGCAAGGTTAAGCTTGAATGCTGATATACTTTGAGGCTTGCTGACTAGAGTTCTAAATCTAATGCAGTGGAGCATGTAATGGCATGGAAGGTTGCATGTATAATGACTTGTGTTGATAAGTTTTATTGTCCTGTTCCTGTGCTCTGACTCTGAAAGTGATTGTTAATATTTGATGGCGTATCTTATCACTGAACGTAGTCCTTTCATTATCTCttgctataaaaaaaattatacaaaaataGCTTCCACGTTCTGCAAATTTCAGCAGACATTGGTTGATGGTTAATGACAAGGTTTGGTGGCTAAATGAATGAATTTAATATGCTGTGCAGTGTATCCTATAGTTATTAGACATTTAGCTTTCGTTGTTATTTTGCATCCAAATCTGTGCAATTTTTGTTTGCTTTCTTCATAGGTATTAACCATgcattttattttccttcttgAATGTTATAGGTGTACATGTTGAAGGTCGAGGGAATTGCATTTCGGTTTTTGCCTGATCCAGTTCAAATAAAGAATGCATTAGAGGTCAGTTCTCATGAATACTTGCTTGAAAATCGCCTTTTAGATAGACTCTGAAAAAAATTCATAGCAAAGAACTTTGTGGCATTGTTATGCTACCACAAACCATTGCCCTTTTTGATTTGGAAGAATTGGTTACAATGTATCAGATTATATCTTGATTTTGACAGAATGACTAGAGTACTTTTACAAACTCTCATATTAGTTTCTTGCTGGTTTACATGTATGTCATTGAAGTTGCTTGCTCCTGTAATTATGCTATTGTTCTCTCTGAGCTCGATTCTGTGCTAATGAAGCCCCATGTTAGTATCCTTTGTATACATTCCATTAGCAGAACAGGAACATGATAATCCTCATTGGTTTGCTTGACCTTTGGGTTGCATGAGGAGAGAAAGCTTAACTAGAATTTGTCAAATGATGTTATAATAGCAATCTGTATATATTGTGTCTAAACTTGAAATCTAAAATATGAATATCGATGTTATTTTACCAGCTAAACTATATTAGACTAACAATAGTCTTTTGTGTTTATCAGCTGAAAGCTGCTGGTGTCAACAGTGGATTTGATGGAGTTCCTGTTTTTCAGGTAGTTTTGAACCTGTTGCATATTATACAGTCCATCCCTTTAATTAGATGCATGTTGAAAGTTTATTATTGGAAATGCCTCTAATTATGGAATGTGTCACAGAGATGATTAAATATCCATATGCATGCACGTTTGTGCAGAGACATGCATAAGCTTAGCTATAGTCATTCCCAATAACTTTTCCATAAATCAGATGACTCAGGTACAGGGGCCATCTTGGTTTCCTTGTGCTGTGTATGTATATATTCTCATTTGTGGGTGTGAATGTATAATGTTGTGCCATATTAATGTTGCCTCATGAACTTTTCTGTCTGCAGTCAGACCTTCTTGTtgtgaagaagaaaaataagcgTTACTGCCCAATATATTTTCAAAAGGTGTGTTCGACTTGTTGAGCTCTGTATGGGAGCCATTGACTGTTCTTGGTGTGCATCatttttagatttaattatGATGCACGTCatttttcgatttaaattatGAATGAATTGACTACTGGCTATCTTCTTCCTGATATGCAGGAAGATATAGAAAAAGAACTGTCAAAGGTTTCAAGGGCTTCAAGAGGGCTTGGTCTTGCTCAACATATCATGGTATCAGAAAAGGCATCACTTCCTTTACTTTTTCATTTAGAAAAGTTTGATTTCACAAGATTTAATAAATACATGCCCACACACTTCCATAAAACACTCACTAACTTTCACATCTGAAATGCATTCTTGTTTTCGTTTATCATAAACTATACCTCAACTACATTTAGAAAGAGAACATTTTCACATGATGTGATGGATAAAATAAGTAGAAATATGTTGCAGTCTGGTTCTAATGAATTAAACTTCTGGTAGAAATGGAAAGACAGGCTGTCCTTTTAAGGGGggaaattgaattttgaaatttatgtGCCAGCCAATGAATTGGTCTCTAATAGAAATGAGAATG
This genomic window contains:
- the LOC110606702 gene encoding protein TIC 22, chloroplastic yields the protein MLRLSHKSNSSSGSFPISFSSTMEPAKPSNPLLSLSTFIHQQCLRLGAELTTRLGDTTRALTANLPPGPTIRRLRPQPLFASLSQPKHAAAASTLSSDHVAKTLAGTAVYTVSNTNNEFVLISDPDGAKSISLLCFRQEDAETFLAQVRLRRRELRSKAKVVPITLDQVYMLKVEGIAFRFLPDPVQIKNALELKAAGVNSGFDGVPVFQSDLLVVKKKNKRYCPIYFQKEDIEKELSKVSRASRGLGLAQHIMVGSLEDVLRKMEMSENNSGWEDLIFIPPGKSCSQHIQEVAKL